Proteins encoded together in one Synechococcus sp. BL107 window:
- the cdaA gene encoding diadenylate cyclase CdaA, translating into MDVFAEENLRIVLDVLFASAIGFLMLSRVREARTLWLLRGYLFLVATAWFVQRFANLPLTTQLVDALVLACSLSLAILWQGELRRLMELLGTGRLAVLLGNPQKEFKAAEGTIAQLTEAAGRLSQQRRGALIVVDLGSDLRPEDFLNPGVAIGAQLSRELLLNVFAADTPLHDGAVLVRGNRIESAGVILPLSRHSVSRYGTRHLAALGITERFDRCICIVVSEETGTLSLANQGKLERPITSSRLETLLRELFSNTESRQPARRTVGTSSSDSLT; encoded by the coding sequence TTGGACGTTTTCGCGGAGGAAAATCTGCGCATTGTCCTCGACGTTCTGTTCGCCTCTGCCATTGGATTTCTAATGCTGTCCAGGGTTCGTGAAGCACGAACCCTTTGGTTGCTTAGGGGATACCTTTTTCTTGTTGCGACAGCCTGGTTTGTTCAGCGCTTCGCCAACCTTCCACTCACCACCCAATTGGTGGACGCGTTGGTCTTGGCATGTTCCTTGTCCCTGGCCATCCTTTGGCAAGGGGAGTTGCGCCGCTTGATGGAACTTCTTGGGACGGGGCGGCTCGCTGTCCTGCTGGGAAATCCACAAAAGGAATTTAAAGCTGCAGAAGGCACGATTGCTCAGCTCACCGAAGCCGCAGGGCGGCTCTCCCAGCAGCGACGGGGAGCCCTCATCGTGGTGGATTTGGGCAGCGACCTGCGACCGGAAGATTTTCTCAATCCAGGTGTCGCCATTGGCGCCCAACTCAGTCGTGAGTTGTTGCTGAACGTTTTTGCCGCGGACACTCCACTCCATGACGGAGCCGTTCTGGTGCGTGGTAATCGCATTGAATCAGCGGGAGTGATCCTTCCTCTATCGCGTCACAGCGTGAGTCGTTACGGGACAAGGCACCTCGCAGCTCTTGGGATCACAGAACGCTTCGATCGCTGTATTTGCATCGTGGTGTCTGAGGAAACTGGAACTCTGTCCTTGGCCAATCAGGGAAAGCTCGAACGTCCAATCACCAGCAGCCGCTTGGAGACATTGCTGAGGGAACTGTTCAGCAACACAGAGTCCCGGCAGCCAGCGAGGCGTACCGTGGGTACCTCATCATCCGATTCGCTGACTTGA
- the lysA gene encoding diaminopimelate decarboxylase, whose amino-acid sequence MTQTITNARPYEANLDPESPNRNLTPLTTSLDADDRLIVGDCLLSDLAQRYGTPLYVLDEQTLRSTCRAYRDALKRHYPGPSLPIYASKANSSLVMSSLVASEGLGLDAVSAGELLTALRGGMPGDRMVLHGNNKSDEELLLAYNNNVTVVVDNQHDLDRLSALIPKDGNPVRLMLRFTPGIECHTHEYIRTGHLDSKFGFDPDQVEPVLRGLIGQSWARLTGLHAHIGSQIFELEPHRDLAAVMADALKLARDLGHPVEDLNVGGGLGIRYVKSDDPPSIDRWVQVVAEAVIAACQARSLDLPRLMCEPGRSLVATAGVTLYTVGSRKTIPGIRTYVAIDGGMSDNPRPITYQSLYTCCVADRPLAEADETVNLVGKHCESGDVLLKDLPLPSTKSGDVIAVFATGAYNASMSSNYNRIPRPAAVLVHDGAAELVQKREQPDDLLRYDVLPQRFHEVR is encoded by the coding sequence GTGACCCAGACCATCACCAATGCAAGGCCCTATGAGGCGAATCTGGATCCGGAGAGTCCCAACCGAAATCTCACCCCCTTAACAACATCGTTGGATGCCGACGATCGGCTGATCGTGGGCGACTGTCTCCTCAGTGATCTCGCCCAGCGCTATGGCACTCCTCTTTATGTGCTGGATGAGCAGACCCTGCGCAGCACCTGTCGTGCCTACCGCGATGCGTTGAAGCGTCATTACCCCGGGCCTTCGTTACCGATTTATGCCTCAAAAGCGAACAGCTCACTCGTGATGAGCAGCTTGGTGGCGTCCGAAGGCCTCGGACTCGATGCCGTATCCGCCGGAGAGTTGCTCACCGCGCTCCGCGGCGGCATGCCGGGCGATCGGATGGTGTTGCACGGCAACAACAAATCGGATGAAGAGCTGCTGCTTGCGTACAACAACAACGTGACCGTGGTGGTGGACAACCAGCACGACCTCGACCGCCTCTCAGCCCTCATTCCCAAAGACGGCAATCCCGTTCGGTTGATGTTGCGCTTCACCCCCGGCATCGAATGCCACACGCACGAATACATCCGTACGGGGCACCTCGACAGCAAATTTGGCTTTGATCCCGACCAGGTGGAACCCGTCCTGCGCGGTTTGATTGGTCAGTCCTGGGCCCGGTTGACGGGCTTGCATGCCCACATCGGCTCACAAATTTTTGAACTCGAGCCCCACCGCGACCTTGCTGCAGTGATGGCCGATGCCCTCAAACTGGCCCGAGACCTCGGACATCCCGTCGAAGATCTCAATGTGGGGGGCGGACTCGGCATCCGCTACGTGAAATCCGACGATCCACCAAGCATCGACCGCTGGGTGCAAGTCGTCGCCGAAGCGGTGATTGCCGCGTGCCAAGCACGGAGCCTCGACTTACCCCGGCTGATGTGTGAACCAGGCCGATCCTTAGTCGCCACGGCGGGGGTGACGTTGTACACCGTTGGCTCAAGAAAAACGATTCCCGGCATTCGCACCTACGTGGCTATTGATGGCGGCATGAGTGACAACCCACGGCCGATTACCTATCAATCGCTCTACACCTGCTGCGTTGCTGATCGCCCGTTGGCCGAAGCAGATGAAACCGTCAATCTCGTCGGTAAACACTGTGAGTCGGGCGATGTCTTACTGAAAGATCTCCCTCTTCCCAGCACCAAAAGCGGAGATGTCATCGCGGTGTTCGCAACCGGCGCCTACAACGCTTCGATGAGCTCGAACTACAACCGCATTCCAAGACCAGCGGCCGTGCTTGTTCACGACGGCGCTGCAGAACTGGTGCAGAAACGAGAGCAGCCGGATGATCTGCTGCGCTACGACGTGCTGCCGCAACGGTTCCACGAGGTACGTTAA
- a CDS encoding GNAT family N-acetyltransferase: MAVITLDPSWLADCLALDRSALQGLWTKEQWRRELEDPRRLCLGWTEAKTLLGVACGWLVADELHITLIAVDPSVRRRGHGKRLLSALLQQARQQGAIHATLEVGTNNLAAIALYANGGFQSAGTRLKYYSDGSDALIQWCRINASNS; the protein is encoded by the coding sequence ATGGCCGTTATCACACTTGACCCATCGTGGTTGGCCGATTGCTTGGCCCTCGATCGTTCTGCTCTTCAGGGGCTTTGGACCAAGGAGCAATGGCGCCGCGAATTGGAGGATCCAAGACGCCTATGCCTTGGCTGGACCGAAGCCAAGACCTTGTTGGGTGTGGCCTGTGGCTGGCTTGTCGCTGATGAGTTGCATATCACGTTGATTGCCGTTGATCCGTCCGTGAGGCGTCGAGGCCATGGCAAACGTTTGTTGTCGGCTCTGTTGCAACAGGCACGGCAACAGGGCGCTATTCACGCGACTCTTGAAGTAGGGACTAACAACCTTGCTGCCATAGCGCTTTATGCAAATGGTGGATTTCAATCTGCTGGCACACGTCTCAAGTACTACAGCGATGGAAGCGATGCCCTGATTCAGTGGTGTCGGATCAACGCTTCAAATAGCTAA